Below is a window of Candidatus Methylomirabilota bacterium DNA.
TCGTCTCCATCGGGGACATCGTGAAGACGCAGCGGGACCAGTACGAAGGCGAGGTCGACACGCTGCAGACCCAGATCCTCGAGGAGCACTGATGGCGGCCCCCGGCACCGAGGCCGACCCGCTCCGCGTCGCCATCGTCGGGGCCGGGCCGACCGGGTTCTATGCCGCGGAGCAGCTGTTCAAGCCGCCCGGGCTCGTCGTTCGGCTCGACATGTTCGACCGCGTGCCGACGCCCTACGGGCTGGTCCGGGCCGGCGTGGCGCCCGATCACCAGAAGATCAAGTCGGTGACGGTCGCCTTCGACCGGATCGCGGCCAATCCCCGCTTCCGGTTCTTCGGGTCCGTCGAGCTCGGCAAGCACCTGACCCGGGACGACCTGCGCGACCACTACCATCAGATCCTCTACACGACCGGGGCCCAGACCGATCGGCGGATGGGCATCCCGGGTGAAGATCTCTCGGGGAGCCACGCCGCGACCGAGTTCGTCGCCTGGTACAACGGCCACCCCGACTACCGGGACTGCCAGTTCGACCTGAGCCAGGAGCGCGCGGCGGTGGTCGGCGTGGGCAACGTCGCCATCGACGTCGCCCGCATCCTCTGCCGCTCCCCGGAAGAGCTGGAGGCCACCGACATCGGCGAGCACGCCCTCGAGGCCCTGCGCCGCAGCCGGATCCGGGAGGTGTACCTGCTCGGGCGCCGGGGACCCGCTCAGGCGGCCTTCACCAACCCCGAGCTCAAAGAGCTCGGCGAGCTGACGGCGGCCGACATCGTGGCGCTCCCCGAGGAGGTCGAGCTGGATCCGCTCACCCGGGCCGAGCTCGAGCGCACCCAGGACCGGATCACGCTCAAGAAGGTGGAGATCCTGCAGGGCTACGCCGCGCGCAAGCCGGCCGGCAAGCCCCGCCGGCTGATCCTGCGCTTCCTGGTGTCGCCGGCCGAGCTCACCGGCGACGAGGCCGGCCGCGTCGTGGCCATGCGCCTCGTCCGCAACGAGCTCTTCACCACTCCGGCCGGGACGTTACAGGCGCGGCCGACGGAGCGGTTCGAGATCCTGCCGGTCGGCCTCGTCTTCCGGTCGGTCGGCTACCGGGGAGTGCCGCTGCCCGGCGTGCCGTTCAACGAGAAGTGGGGCGTGATCCTGAACGAGAAGGGACGGGTGATCGACCCCGAGACGCAGGCGCCCGTGGTCGGCGAGTACACGGCTGGCTGGATCAAGCGGGGCCCGACCGGCGTCATCGGCACCAACAAGCCGGACGCGGCCGAGACGGTGGCCTGCATGCTGGAGGATCTGGCCCGCGGGGCGATCCTCCGGCCGGCCCATCCCGAGCCCGCCGCCGTCGAGGCCCTCGTCCGGCAGCGGCAGCCGCACTACTTCTCGTACGCGGACTGGCGCCGGCTGAACGAGCTGGAGGTCGCCCGGGGCCAGCCGGCCGGACGGCCCCGGATCAAGTTCACGCGCGTCGAGGAGATGCTGGCCGCGCTGGGCCGCTAGATCTTTCGGGGGGGTCTCGGAAGACCCCCCGATGCCCCCCCGTCGTGGCGGCGGCGAAGCCGCCGCTCGGAGCATTCCTCGATGTACCACGCGCTCGGTGGTCGGCGCCGGGTTACCCCGGCGCACCGATGGGCGGGTGCCGGGCGCCTACGGCGGCTGGCCCAAGCTCGCGCTAAACCGCGCGTGATGGCTGCGTGGTGCCCCGCACTACCAGCGGATGTCGCGCTGGACAGGCAGCCGGTGCTGGTCCTGGCGGGCCTCGATCGGCCAGCTCCGGAACTCCTCCAGCCAGATGAGCATCTCCTTCATGATGATCTCGAGGATCCGGCG
It encodes the following:
- a CDS encoding FAD-dependent oxidoreductase, which codes for MAAPGTEADPLRVAIVGAGPTGFYAAEQLFKPPGLVVRLDMFDRVPTPYGLVRAGVAPDHQKIKSVTVAFDRIAANPRFRFFGSVELGKHLTRDDLRDHYHQILYTTGAQTDRRMGIPGEDLSGSHAATEFVAWYNGHPDYRDCQFDLSQERAAVVGVGNVAIDVARILCRSPEELEATDIGEHALEALRRSRIREVYLLGRRGPAQAAFTNPELKELGELTAADIVALPEEVELDPLTRAELERTQDRITLKKVEILQGYAARKPAGKPRRLILRFLVSPAELTGDEAGRVVAMRLVRNELFTTPAGTLQARPTERFEILPVGLVFRSVGYRGVPLPGVPFNEKWGVILNEKGRVIDPETQAPVVGEYTAGWIKRGPTGVIGTNKPDAAETVACMLEDLARGAILRPAHPEPAAVEALVRQRQPHYFSYADWRRLNELEVARGQPAGRPRIKFTRVEEMLAALGR